One Desulfosoma sp. genomic window carries:
- a CDS encoding bile acid:sodium symporter: MNRPRAYTESRSQIVRARLEVLFSFLERHGFVLGLILVTGLTLADDAELSVQWGRWLKEHHAPNVLIGAIFFFSGLSLEKETLYKGVLDLKAVLGALSLIFLVSPLWALALAREPLGPGLTVGLFLVASMPTTLSSGVVLTGAAGGNMATALLITIVSNSAAVFVTPFLLEFLVGQTVTPTSMELHKTSLMITLVALVFAPLALGMSLRAAWLTLSQRIKGPQPSTLNTFLVLCIVWIGVCGSRHTMVQGVHLLPLVVALSVVFHGGLLLCAFLMARALKLSVGRREAVIFMGGQKTLPLSVLIQTAVFPQYGEALVFCVCHHVVHLVMDGCVLSFIKNFKKG; this comes from the coding sequence TTGAATCGTCCACGCGCCTATACAGAAAGCCGATCGCAGATTGTCAGAGCCCGGCTTGAGGTTCTGTTTTCTTTCTTAGAACGTCACGGCTTTGTTTTGGGGCTGATTCTGGTAACGGGTTTGACCTTGGCCGATGACGCTGAATTAAGCGTTCAATGGGGTCGCTGGCTCAAAGAGCATCATGCGCCGAATGTTCTTATCGGAGCCATTTTTTTCTTTTCGGGTTTGTCTCTGGAAAAGGAAACACTTTATAAAGGCGTCTTGGACTTGAAGGCCGTGCTGGGCGCCTTGAGCCTCATTTTTCTTGTCTCACCCCTTTGGGCTCTTGCTTTGGCTCGAGAACCCTTAGGGCCTGGACTCACGGTCGGGCTTTTTCTGGTAGCGTCCATGCCTACCACCCTGAGCAGCGGCGTTGTTTTGACAGGCGCTGCAGGCGGGAACATGGCTACAGCTCTTCTCATTACCATCGTTTCAAACAGTGCCGCTGTTTTTGTAACACCCTTTCTTCTCGAGTTTCTTGTCGGCCAAACCGTGACCCCCACATCCATGGAGCTGCACAAAACCTCTCTCATGATCACCTTGGTCGCTCTGGTTTTTGCCCCTCTGGCTTTGGGCATGAGCCTCAGAGCCGCATGGCTGACCCTTTCACAGCGCATTAAAGGCCCTCAACCGTCCACCCTGAACACCTTTTTGGTGCTTTGCATTGTCTGGATAGGGGTTTGCGGATCCCGTCACACCATGGTTCAGGGAGTCCACCTGTTGCCTTTGGTGGTTGCCTTGAGTGTGGTGTTTCATGGGGGACTTTTGCTTTGTGCTTTCCTTATGGCTCGCGCTCTTAAGTTGTCGGTGGGTCGTCGTGAAGCCGTGATCTTTATGGGAGGTCAAAAGACACTGCCTCTTTCCGTGCTTATTCAAACGGCTGTTTTTCCTCAATATGGAGAAGCCCTGGTGTTCTGTGTGTGCCATCATGTGGTGCATCTCGTGATGGACGGATGTGTGTTGAGTTTCATTAAAAACTTCAAAAAAGGGTGA
- a CDS encoding TRAP transporter small permease subunit gives MEKLERFCNRLDSINRTVGRAVSWVSLIMVVVVTADVIMRYMFKKTFVFVQELEWHLFGVLFLVGAGYTLLYDAHVRVDVFYQRLSPKTQAWINFLGCIFFLLPGCYLVIATSMKFLAASWAIGEGSPDPGGLPARYVIKAMIPLGFTLIAVQGVPMTLRSLMVIMGKINTATEARKGGH, from the coding sequence ATGGAAAAACTGGAACGATTCTGCAATCGCTTGGACAGCATAAACCGAACCGTCGGAAGGGCCGTCTCCTGGGTATCCCTCATTATGGTGGTTGTGGTCACGGCGGATGTGATCATGCGCTACATGTTCAAAAAAACCTTTGTGTTTGTGCAGGAACTGGAGTGGCATCTTTTTGGAGTCTTGTTCCTTGTCGGGGCCGGCTACACTCTACTCTACGACGCTCATGTTCGCGTGGATGTTTTCTACCAGCGTCTTTCCCCGAAAACCCAAGCCTGGATCAATTTCCTGGGCTGCATTTTTTTTCTGTTACCCGGCTGTTATCTCGTCATCGCCACTTCAATGAAATTCCTGGCGGCTTCGTGGGCTATCGGCGAAGGATCCCCGGATCCTGGAGGTCTTCCAGCCCGATACGTTATCAAGGCGATGATTCCTTTGGGTTTTACCCTCATTGCCGTTCAAGGCGTTCCCATGACCTTAAGAAGCCTTATGGTGATTATGGGCAAAATCAACACCGCAACTGAAGCCAGAAAAGGAGGACACTGA
- a CDS encoding TRAP transporter large permease subunit, which yields MESLPGLMFLALTILLMFGFPVAFTLLGTALFFGLYGFGWNFFNLLPLRVWGVITNFTLLAVPLFVFMGVMLERSGIAEELLETMALLFGRIRGGLAVSVVVVGALLGASTGIVGATVVTMGLLSLPTMLRRGYQPELATGTISASGTLGQIIPPSIVLVLLGDIIGVSVGDLFIGAIIPGLVLVFFYIVYILIVARLKPAWAPLIPQEEWKEILAAGFFRRLAKALVPPLVLMVSVLGSIFAGIASPTEAAAVGATGATVLAAFNRKFSLDILVQVMQTTTRLTCMVFIILVGAGAFGLVFRGLGGDHWVRNILTHIPYGKWGVLFICMSIVFIIGFFLDFIEITFIHIPVLAPIMKELGFDPLWFAILFAVNLQTSFMTPPFGFSLFYLKGVAPPEITTGHIYRGIIAFVLLQLMGLIAVVFFPPLATWLPRALLR from the coding sequence ATGGAATCCCTGCCGGGATTGATGTTTCTCGCCTTGACCATCCTTCTTATGTTCGGCTTTCCCGTCGCTTTTACACTTCTCGGCACGGCCCTCTTTTTCGGCCTCTATGGTTTCGGCTGGAACTTTTTCAACTTACTTCCGTTGCGAGTCTGGGGCGTCATTACCAATTTCACACTGCTTGCCGTGCCTCTTTTCGTCTTTATGGGCGTGATGCTGGAACGTTCCGGGATTGCGGAAGAGCTTCTGGAAACCATGGCTCTTCTTTTCGGGCGCATTCGAGGGGGATTGGCCGTATCTGTGGTCGTGGTAGGAGCCCTTCTTGGAGCTTCTACGGGCATCGTAGGGGCTACGGTGGTCACCATGGGGTTGTTGAGTCTTCCCACCATGCTGCGGCGAGGCTACCAGCCGGAACTGGCCACAGGCACCATTTCCGCTTCGGGCACGCTGGGACAGATCATTCCCCCCAGCATCGTCCTTGTCCTTTTGGGAGACATCATTGGAGTTTCCGTAGGAGATCTTTTTATCGGCGCCATCATCCCCGGCCTCGTGCTGGTGTTCTTTTACATCGTTTATATACTCATTGTGGCCCGCCTCAAACCAGCCTGGGCTCCCCTGATTCCTCAGGAGGAATGGAAAGAAATCCTTGCTGCGGGATTCTTTCGGCGTCTCGCCAAAGCCTTGGTCCCTCCCTTGGTGCTCATGGTTAGTGTGTTGGGTTCCATCTTTGCCGGCATCGCATCCCCGACGGAAGCCGCCGCGGTAGGAGCTACCGGAGCCACGGTCCTTGCTGCGTTCAACAGGAAATTTTCTTTGGATATTCTCGTGCAGGTCATGCAAACCACCACGCGTCTCACCTGCATGGTGTTCATCATTTTGGTGGGAGCGGGAGCTTTCGGACTTGTTTTTCGAGGTCTAGGAGGAGACCATTGGGTCCGGAATATTCTGACCCATATTCCTTACGGCAAGTGGGGCGTGCTCTTCATTTGCATGAGTATCGTTTTCATTATCGGGTTCTTTTTGGATTTCATTGAAATTACGTTCATTCACATTCCTGTACTGGCCCCTATCATGAAAGAATTGGGGTTTGATCCTCTGTGGTTCGCCATTCTTTTCGCCGTGAACCTTCAGACATCCTTTATGACGCCACCCTTTGGGTTTTCCCTTTTCTACCTCAAAGGTGTAGCTCCTCCTGAAATCACCACCGGGCACATTTATCGAGGAATTATCGCTTTTGTTCTTTTACAGCTCATGGGCTTGATCGCCGTGGTCTTTTTTCCACCTCTGGCCACCTGGCTTCCACGGGCTCTCTTGCGTTGA
- a CDS encoding multidrug resistance efflux transporter family protein produces the protein MIRLVFLGLAASAFFSATFILNRAMSLGGGHWMWSAVLRYFHMFWILSLWILARHGWMYFTGVFKIFRAHGFFWMTAGSIGFGVFYGALCFAADHAPGWIVAATWQITILATPVVLWAFKRPVPYVGVFFTTIIFMGILLVHAEQVSHPAQVREALFGAIFVVLAAFAYPIGNQMLNAARHGGFQRIPFVNSSHLRDAPTCVFLMTLGSVPFWIFLWILVRPDPPDASQWLHTGIVALSSGVVATSLFYKARNASHDPLAIAAVDATQAGEVLFSLAGEILWLHGAWPTLWGWAGLFLIVGGLVGYCLGNPQAGLTHRRFTRASPPEREP, from the coding sequence ATGATTCGCCTTGTTTTTCTTGGATTAGCCGCATCGGCCTTTTTCAGCGCGACGTTTATTCTGAACCGTGCCATGAGTCTTGGAGGCGGCCATTGGATGTGGTCGGCGGTGCTTCGCTATTTCCATATGTTCTGGATCCTTTCCCTGTGGATACTTGCCCGTCATGGATGGATGTATTTCACTGGAGTTTTCAAGATTTTTCGAGCCCATGGGTTTTTTTGGATGACGGCGGGATCCATCGGCTTTGGTGTGTTTTACGGAGCCCTGTGTTTTGCGGCGGATCATGCTCCCGGATGGATCGTGGCCGCCACCTGGCAGATCACCATTTTGGCCACACCGGTAGTCTTGTGGGCCTTCAAGCGCCCCGTGCCCTATGTGGGTGTCTTTTTCACCACCATCATCTTTATGGGAATTCTTTTGGTCCATGCCGAACAGGTCAGCCACCCCGCCCAAGTCCGAGAAGCCTTGTTCGGAGCTATTTTTGTTGTGCTGGCAGCTTTTGCTTATCCCATAGGAAACCAGATGCTCAATGCAGCCCGTCACGGCGGCTTTCAACGGATTCCATTCGTGAATTCTTCACACCTTAGAGACGCCCCCACCTGCGTGTTCCTGATGACCTTGGGATCCGTGCCTTTTTGGATTTTTCTGTGGATTCTTGTTCGCCCGGATCCTCCCGATGCCTCTCAATGGCTGCACACAGGCATTGTGGCTCTGTCTTCGGGCGTGGTGGCCACATCCCTTTTCTACAAGGCGCGTAATGCATCGCATGATCCCCTAGCCATCGCGGCTGTGGACGCCACTCAAGCGGGTGAGGTGCTGTTTTCCCTTGCCGGTGAAATCCTTTGGCTGCACGGAGCCTGGCCCACGCTGTGGGGTTGGGCTGGATTGTTCCTGATCGTGGGAGGACTCGTGGGTTACTGTCTTGGCAATCCTCAAGCGGGTCTGACACATCGGCGCTTTACCCGAGCTTCTCCCCCTGAGAGAGAGCCATGA
- a CDS encoding Crp/Fnr family transcriptional regulator, whose translation MTAAVGKKALENRINCLSHGVLFENLSQEQLTTLAGICSERFYKKGETLFAEGKKAEGFFVVCSGRVKVFKVSFEGREQILHLFDAGNILGEVPMFAGGSYPAHAEALTDVTALFIPRHEFIRLIQKDSGLALTMLAVLARKLRHFTALVESLSLKEVPGRLASYLLYLSERNPTTDTVDLDLSKTHLAAVLGTIPETLSRIFSKMAAAGLIEMQGRTIRLKDREALMALSQGEKLG comes from the coding sequence ATGACCGCTGCGGTGGGGAAGAAGGCCTTGGAAAACAGGATCAATTGTTTAAGCCACGGCGTCTTGTTTGAGAACCTTTCTCAGGAACAGCTCACCACGCTTGCGGGCATCTGCAGTGAACGTTTCTACAAGAAGGGGGAAACGCTGTTTGCTGAAGGTAAAAAAGCGGAAGGTTTCTTTGTGGTCTGCAGCGGTCGGGTCAAGGTTTTCAAGGTTTCTTTTGAGGGTCGAGAGCAAATCCTCCATCTTTTTGATGCCGGAAACATCTTGGGGGAAGTGCCCATGTTTGCCGGCGGTTCCTACCCCGCTCATGCCGAAGCCTTAACGGACGTGACGGCTTTGTTCATTCCTCGCCATGAATTCATTCGCCTCATTCAAAAAGACAGCGGACTGGCTCTGACCATGTTGGCGGTTCTTGCTCGAAAGCTTCGCCATTTCACCGCTCTTGTGGAAAGCCTTTCCTTGAAGGAAGTTCCGGGAAGACTGGCTTCGTACCTTCTTTATCTCAGTGAGCGCAACCCGACCACCGACACCGTGGACCTGGATTTGTCCAAAACACATTTGGCGGCCGTGCTGGGCACGATTCCGGAAACCCTGTCCCGCATCTTTTCCAAAATGGCTGCCGCCGGACTCATCGAAATGCAGGGACGAACCATTCGCCTTAAAGACCGCGAAGCCCTCATGGCTCTCTCTCAGGGGGAGAAGCTCGGGTAA
- a CDS encoding gamma-glutamyltransferase, with product MRAFGKTDGIDCDFRAALGFHGAVASEHYLSAQAAMDMLKAGGNAFDAAAAAVFVEGLVNPHMFTIGGECPMVLYVAQNRSVTVVNGNTQAPAAATLEAYVSRGMTLIPPQGMPAVGVPAAVAALLDMLIKFGTLPLHDILEPAKTLARDGFPVHEGLLDMPKFGIRENADLFQKQWPASASLYLDSQGKVPALGARLVNAAYGQVMDHLMETSRRFGEDRWRGIRAARDAFYKGDIAQEIDRFVQEKEGFLTRSDLEAYETLFENPVSVEFRNTQVFKCGPWSQGPVFLQILRLMEAFDLETMAWHSPVYLHLWVEAAKLAFADREQYYADPRFVDVPLRELLSPSYASLRRSLIDPHRASREHRPGDPRGGHALLSPEAVFRWERWGYGTVHVAVTDVWGNMAALTPSGGWISGNEVIPALGFPLGTRLQTFYLDSAHPNALYPGKRPRTTLTPSLAFRNGEPWMAFGTMGGDQQDQWTLQFFLNRTVFGMDTAQAIESPKICSDHFPGTFYPHDAFPARLRVESRIPEETLRSLETLGHDVIVEPPWSLGFICAVSREHNGLCVAAADPRGHRSAVFPACALAW from the coding sequence ATGCGTGCTTTCGGCAAAACCGACGGAATCGACTGTGACTTTCGTGCCGCTTTGGGGTTTCATGGAGCCGTCGCCTCCGAGCATTACTTGTCCGCGCAAGCAGCCATGGACATGCTCAAAGCCGGAGGCAACGCCTTTGACGCGGCGGCCGCCGCCGTCTTTGTGGAGGGCTTGGTCAATCCTCACATGTTCACCATCGGCGGTGAATGTCCCATGGTGCTTTATGTCGCTCAAAACCGCTCAGTGACGGTGGTCAACGGCAACACTCAAGCCCCTGCTGCGGCGACCTTGGAAGCCTATGTCAGCCGAGGCATGACCTTGATCCCTCCCCAAGGCATGCCGGCAGTCGGTGTTCCTGCCGCCGTGGCCGCCCTTCTAGACATGTTGATAAAGTTCGGCACATTGCCTCTTCACGATATTCTCGAACCCGCCAAGACTTTGGCTCGAGACGGCTTTCCCGTGCATGAAGGTCTGCTGGACATGCCCAAGTTCGGCATTCGCGAAAATGCCGATCTTTTTCAAAAGCAGTGGCCGGCGTCGGCTTCTTTGTACCTTGATTCTCAAGGAAAAGTTCCGGCTTTGGGCGCTCGGCTCGTCAATGCCGCTTACGGACAGGTTATGGATCACCTTATGGAAACTTCCAGGCGCTTCGGGGAGGATCGATGGCGAGGGATACGTGCCGCTCGAGACGCCTTTTACAAGGGGGATATCGCTCAGGAGATTGACCGTTTCGTTCAAGAAAAGGAAGGGTTTCTGACCCGGAGCGATCTGGAAGCCTATGAGACTCTTTTTGAAAACCCTGTGAGCGTGGAATTTCGAAACACCCAGGTATTCAAATGCGGCCCCTGGTCTCAAGGCCCTGTTTTTTTGCAAATACTTCGCCTTATGGAAGCCTTTGATCTGGAAACCATGGCATGGCACAGCCCGGTCTATCTTCACCTATGGGTGGAAGCAGCCAAGCTGGCTTTTGCAGACCGTGAGCAATACTATGCGGATCCCCGTTTTGTGGATGTCCCCTTGCGTGAACTGCTCAGCCCATCCTATGCCTCGCTTCGACGCTCACTTATCGATCCTCATCGAGCCAGCCGGGAACATCGACCAGGGGATCCACGAGGAGGCCATGCCCTTCTTTCTCCAGAGGCTGTCTTTCGGTGGGAAAGGTGGGGATATGGCACAGTGCATGTGGCCGTCACCGACGTTTGGGGCAACATGGCCGCCTTGACACCCAGCGGCGGCTGGATTTCCGGAAATGAAGTCATTCCTGCCTTGGGATTTCCTCTGGGCACAAGGCTTCAAACCTTCTACCTGGATTCCGCTCATCCCAATGCTCTCTATCCTGGCAAACGCCCCAGGACCACCTTGACTCCATCCCTTGCCTTTCGAAACGGCGAGCCCTGGATGGCTTTCGGCACTATGGGTGGAGACCAACAGGATCAGTGGACCCTGCAGTTTTTCCTCAACCGAACCGTCTTTGGCATGGACACGGCACAAGCCATAGAGAGCCCCAAAATATGCTCGGACCATTTTCCCGGCACCTTTTATCCCCATGACGCATTTCCGGCACGACTGCGAGTGGAATCACGAATCCCCGAGGAAACCCTGCGATCTCTGGAAACCCTCGGGCATGACGTGATTGTGGAACCGCCGTGGAGCCTGGGCTTCATTTGTGCGGTTTCTCGGGAACACAACGGATTGTGTGTCGCGGCCGCGGATCCTCGAGGCCATCGCAGCGCCGTTTTTCCGGCCTGTGCTTTGGCATGGTGA
- a CDS encoding TRAP transporter substrate-binding protein, whose amino-acid sequence MDRRSFIKKVGLGTAAAAAAATINAPYVWPKGQTYQWRMVTTWPPQMPVLQTGAERFAKRVAEATEGRLKIDVYAAGELVPALGVFDAVSQGTVECGSGASYYWAGKSPAAQWFSAVPFGFNPQGINAWFYSGGGLQLWEEVYAPFNVVPRPQGNTGVQMGGWFNKKIETIDDFKGLKMRIPGLGGKVVAKAGGTVVLLAGGEIYTSLERGVIDATEWVGPLHDLRMGFYQAAKYYYYPGWHEPGTTLEVIFNKKAYESLPKDLQAILDAVAMETNLWSLCEFEAQNGAALETLVKEHKVQLVRFPDQVLEALRKLSEEAIEEEANKDPMARKVHEAFKAFKAKLGPWGTVSEKAYYDLIAAKIGA is encoded by the coding sequence ATGGACAGAAGGTCGTTCATTAAGAAGGTGGGTTTGGGAACGGCGGCGGCAGCAGCGGCGGCGACGATCAACGCGCCTTACGTCTGGCCTAAAGGTCAGACCTATCAATGGCGTATGGTGACCACCTGGCCCCCTCAGATGCCCGTGCTCCAAACCGGGGCGGAACGATTCGCCAAACGCGTGGCCGAGGCTACAGAAGGACGCCTGAAAATCGATGTGTATGCGGCTGGGGAATTGGTCCCCGCTTTGGGTGTCTTTGATGCCGTGTCTCAAGGCACTGTGGAATGCGGCAGCGGGGCTTCCTACTATTGGGCCGGCAAGAGCCCTGCGGCTCAGTGGTTTTCCGCCGTTCCCTTTGGATTTAACCCTCAGGGTATCAATGCCTGGTTTTATTCCGGTGGAGGGTTACAGCTTTGGGAGGAAGTCTACGCCCCGTTTAATGTGGTGCCCAGACCGCAGGGCAACACGGGTGTGCAGATGGGCGGATGGTTTAACAAAAAGATAGAAACCATAGATGATTTCAAAGGCTTAAAGATGCGTATTCCAGGCCTTGGCGGCAAAGTGGTGGCCAAGGCCGGAGGTACCGTGGTGTTGTTGGCTGGAGGAGAAATTTACACGTCCTTGGAACGGGGCGTCATCGACGCCACGGAATGGGTCGGCCCGCTTCATGACCTGCGCATGGGCTTTTATCAAGCAGCCAAGTATTACTACTACCCTGGATGGCATGAACCGGGGACGACTCTGGAGGTCATCTTCAACAAGAAAGCTTACGAATCGCTTCCCAAGGACTTGCAGGCCATCCTTGACGCCGTGGCCATGGAAACCAACCTGTGGAGCTTGTGTGAATTTGAAGCCCAAAACGGAGCCGCTTTGGAAACGTTGGTGAAGGAACACAAGGTGCAATTGGTGAGGTTTCCAGACCAGGTGTTGGAAGCGTTACGAAAACTTTCCGAAGAAGCCATTGAAGAGGAGGCCAACAAGGATCCTATGGCCCGCAAGGTGCATGAAGCTTTCAAGGCTTTCAAGGCAAAGCTGGGTCCGTGGGGCACTGTGTCTGAAAAGGCCTATTATGATCTTATTGCCGCCAAAATTGGTGCGTAA
- a CDS encoding cache domain-containing protein produces MERFGGKKGKFSTRIIVFGVGGVLTFTAVLTWISFTLESRIMDEKKIATRHVVEVAYSLLEKSAKMAQEGGLTEEAAKRQVLDQIRALRYRENDYFWINDLKPVMVMHPFKPELNGKDLADFKDPNGKHLFVEFVKVCKEKGAGFVDYLWPKPGFEKPVPKVSYVKLFEPWGWVIGSGIYVDDVRAQANRIRLAFGGIAGAMLLIGLLATWWIVRSVARPIDNVVRGLYEGSEQVAAASEQVSQAGQSLADGASQQAASIEETSSALEELASMTRQNADNAAQAHGIVKESARDIEEATTAMGDLTQAIHAITAASEQTQKIIKTIDEIAFQTNLLALNAAVEAARAGEAGAGFAVVADEVRNLAMRAAEAARSTAEIIEDTVKKVRDCSTMVGRANGAFHKVEGGSRRIGDLVAEIAAASNEQAEGIEQINKAVSQLDQVVQQNAAHAEETASASNELKHQAERMKHYVAELQSIVGTTVIDADGSQRGHGKKPRKKGNGKDVEAFDAVTIQKDMKPLPSLPASHKENLRQRRLNLKEF; encoded by the coding sequence ATGGAAAGGTTTGGGGGCAAGAAGGGAAAGTTTTCCACAAGAATCATTGTTTTTGGTGTCGGCGGAGTATTGACTTTTACGGCGGTTTTGACCTGGATTTCGTTTACGCTGGAATCGCGCATCATGGATGAAAAGAAAATTGCCACTCGACATGTTGTGGAAGTGGCGTATTCCCTGCTGGAAAAGTCCGCCAAAATGGCTCAGGAAGGGGGCCTTACGGAGGAAGCTGCCAAACGGCAGGTCTTGGATCAGATTCGTGCCTTGCGTTACAGGGAAAACGATTATTTTTGGATCAATGACTTGAAGCCGGTGATGGTCATGCATCCCTTCAAACCGGAACTTAACGGAAAGGACCTTGCGGATTTTAAGGATCCGAACGGTAAGCATCTTTTCGTGGAGTTTGTCAAAGTCTGCAAGGAAAAAGGAGCCGGTTTCGTGGATTACCTCTGGCCCAAGCCGGGTTTTGAGAAGCCCGTACCCAAAGTGTCCTATGTGAAATTGTTTGAGCCGTGGGGATGGGTGATCGGGAGCGGTATTTATGTGGATGACGTGCGGGCTCAGGCGAACCGTATTCGACTCGCTTTCGGTGGAATCGCTGGAGCCATGCTACTTATCGGGCTTTTGGCTACCTGGTGGATCGTGCGCTCCGTAGCCCGGCCCATTGATAATGTGGTTCGTGGACTTTACGAAGGTTCCGAACAGGTGGCGGCCGCTTCCGAACAGGTCTCGCAAGCGGGACAATCCCTAGCCGACGGCGCTTCCCAACAGGCGGCATCCATTGAAGAAACCTCCTCGGCTCTGGAGGAACTGGCTTCCATGACTCGACAAAATGCGGACAACGCCGCTCAAGCTCATGGGATCGTCAAAGAATCGGCCCGAGATATTGAAGAGGCCACGACGGCTATGGGCGATCTGACTCAGGCTATTCATGCCATTACCGCAGCCAGTGAGCAAACACAAAAAATCATCAAGACCATCGACGAAATCGCCTTTCAGACGAATTTGCTGGCTCTGAATGCTGCCGTGGAGGCGGCTCGAGCCGGCGAGGCTGGAGCGGGTTTTGCGGTGGTGGCCGATGAAGTGCGTAACCTGGCCATGAGGGCTGCGGAAGCCGCTCGAAGCACTGCCGAAATTATCGAAGATACCGTCAAAAAGGTTCGGGATTGTTCCACTATGGTCGGTCGAGCCAATGGTGCCTTTCATAAGGTTGAAGGAGGAAGCCGGCGCATCGGGGATCTGGTGGCGGAAATCGCGGCGGCAAGCAACGAACAAGCCGAAGGGATCGAGCAGATTAACAAAGCGGTGTCCCAATTGGATCAGGTGGTCCAACAAAACGCCGCGCATGCCGAAGAAACGGCTTCCGCATCCAATGAATTGAAGCATCAGGCGGAACGTATGAAACATTATGTGGCGGAACTGCAAAGTATTGTGGGAACGACCGTCATTGATGCCGACGGATCTCAAAGAGGGCACGGTAAGAAACCACGTAAGAAAGGAAACGGGAAAGATGTTGAAGCTTTTGATGCCGTGACGATTCAAAAAGACATGAAACCGCTCCCGTCTCTTCCAGCATCTCATAAGGAAAATCTCCGCCAAAGGAGGCTGAATTTGAAGGAATTTTAA
- the hutH gene encoding histidine ammonia-lyase has protein sequence MILLDKDGFTVEQLVEVARCRVPVDFTEAARLRLLKARALVDSWVAEGRVIYGVTTGFGALSDVVISAADVRTLQTNILMSHAAGVGPELAPEEVRALMALRLKDLARGHSGIRWETAERLRDFLNADILPVIPEKGSVGASGDLAPLAHMALPLIGLGEVFYQGKRLAAGEVLQLLGWNPLVLEAGEGLALVNGTQLMTALGALAVYDAQNLSKVADIAASMSLEVLMGSRMEFDPRIHRVRPHPGQAKAAHNMRRITHNSEIISSHKDCSRVQDAYTLRCSPQVHGASKDAIAYCREVIEREMNASTNNPLIFADCEEFLLGGNFHGQPVALAMDFLAIALAELADISERRIERLVNPQLSGLPAFLVSQGGLHSGFMIAQYTAAALVSENKTLAHPASVDSIPTSANKEDHVSMGTFAARKCREVVHNVETVLAIELLCAAQALDLFTNMRPGVGTLAAYRRIRQDIGHLEKDRVLAPDIQAMVELLRTQELVRAVEAEVGGLHA, from the coding sequence ATGATTCTTTTGGATAAAGACGGTTTCACTGTGGAGCAGCTGGTGGAGGTGGCTCGTTGTCGCGTGCCGGTGGATTTCACTGAGGCGGCCCGCCTTCGCCTTCTTAAGGCTCGGGCTCTGGTGGATTCCTGGGTGGCGGAAGGGCGGGTCATCTACGGCGTCACGACGGGTTTTGGTGCGCTGAGCGATGTGGTCATTTCCGCAGCGGATGTGAGGACTCTCCAGACCAATATTCTAATGAGCCATGCCGCAGGCGTGGGCCCGGAATTGGCTCCGGAAGAGGTGCGGGCTCTCATGGCCCTGCGCCTCAAAGATCTGGCGCGGGGTCATTCCGGGATTCGATGGGAAACGGCGGAGCGCCTTCGGGACTTTTTAAATGCCGATATTTTACCGGTGATTCCGGAAAAAGGATCTGTGGGAGCCAGCGGAGACCTGGCACCCTTGGCACATATGGCGTTGCCTCTCATCGGTTTGGGAGAAGTCTTTTATCAGGGTAAAAGACTGGCGGCCGGAGAAGTTCTGCAGCTTTTGGGGTGGAACCCTTTGGTTCTGGAAGCCGGAGAAGGTCTAGCCCTGGTGAACGGCACGCAGCTCATGACCGCCCTTGGAGCCTTGGCTGTTTATGATGCCCAAAACTTATCCAAGGTCGCTGATATTGCGGCTTCCATGAGCCTGGAAGTGCTTATGGGCAGCCGGATGGAGTTCGACCCCAGAATTCACCGTGTGAGGCCCCATCCAGGCCAAGCCAAGGCGGCCCATAACATGCGCCGTATCACGCACAATAGTGAGATTATCTCGTCTCACAAGGATTGTTCGCGGGTTCAGGATGCCTACACCTTGCGATGTTCTCCCCAGGTGCATGGCGCTTCCAAGGATGCCATAGCGTATTGTCGGGAAGTTATAGAAAGGGAGATGAACGCGTCCACGAACAATCCATTGATTTTTGCCGACTGTGAGGAGTTTCTTCTGGGAGGGAATTTCCACGGACAACCGGTGGCCCTGGCCATGGATTTTCTGGCGATCGCTCTGGCCGAATTGGCGGACATTTCGGAACGGCGCATCGAACGTTTGGTCAATCCTCAGTTGAGCGGCCTTCCCGCTTTTTTGGTTTCTCAGGGAGGGCTCCATTCGGGATTCATGATTGCCCAATACACGGCGGCGGCTCTGGTTTCGGAAAACAAGACCCTGGCCCATCCCGCCTCGGTGGATTCCATTCCCACATCCGCCAACAAAGAAGACCATGTAAGTATGGGAACTTTTGCGGCCCGCAAATGCCGCGAAGTGGTGCACAATGTGGAAACCGTGCTGGCCATCGAACTTTTGTGCGCCGCTCAGGCTCTGGACCTTTTTACCAACATGCGCCCGGGTGTGGGCACTCTGGCCGCCTACCGACGGATTCGCCAGGATATCGGCCACTTGGAAAAGGACCGTGTCCTGGCCCCGGACATTCAAGCCATGGTCGAACTCCTTCGCACCCAAGAGCTTGTGCGGGCGGTGGAAGCCGAGGTGGGAGGGCTTCATGCCTGA